A region from the Rufibacter sp. DG15C genome encodes:
- a CDS encoding GNAT family N-acetyltransferase translates to MIQLLSHQEIDVAKWEACLASCPQAMVYAHAWYLNIVTKKSWQALVEMKDGKYVSVFPLPVKKWIGQKQVYQPLFTQQLGLFTTTDSAHPAVEEYLSLLGQHYPTVQYQLPASESFLLPAQAGWQMRPRPNYELSLAAPYEAICQGYSQNLKRSLKKAAQAGLQPTQVSSPDSVIRLFTQTKGRELPRLQPRHYAILQKLTKVAQKQEAGEVWEIRQAGELLTGAIILRDTRRITFLFGASSALGRKLGAMGFLLNYLIEQAAGQDMIFDFEGSEVPGVANFYAGFGAEPVSYLSLSFQRSNTSPSWTRTVFTSLAKRLP, encoded by the coding sequence ATGATTCAACTACTGTCACACCAAGAAATTGACGTTGCTAAATGGGAGGCCTGCCTGGCTTCCTGTCCGCAGGCCATGGTGTACGCGCATGCCTGGTACTTGAACATAGTGACCAAAAAATCTTGGCAGGCGCTGGTAGAAATGAAAGATGGTAAGTACGTGTCTGTCTTCCCCTTGCCCGTGAAAAAGTGGATAGGGCAGAAGCAGGTGTACCAACCTCTGTTCACGCAACAATTAGGGTTATTCACCACTACAGACAGTGCCCACCCGGCGGTAGAAGAATATCTTTCTTTGCTAGGGCAACACTATCCGACAGTTCAATACCAATTGCCAGCATCAGAAAGCTTTTTACTGCCCGCTCAAGCAGGTTGGCAGATGCGCCCTCGGCCTAACTATGAATTGTCTTTGGCCGCTCCTTATGAGGCCATCTGCCAAGGCTATTCCCAAAACCTGAAAAGAAGTTTGAAAAAAGCGGCTCAAGCGGGCTTACAACCTACGCAAGTTTCTTCGCCTGATTCAGTCATTCGCTTGTTCACCCAAACCAAAGGCAGAGAGCTGCCTAGGCTACAACCTCGGCATTATGCCATTCTGCAGAAACTTACCAAAGTGGCACAAAAACAAGAAGCAGGCGAAGTCTGGGAAATACGACAGGCCGGCGAACTGCTGACTGGTGCCATTATTTTGCGTGATACCCGTAGAATTACTTTTCTGTTTGGGGCGAGTTCTGCGCTGGGAAGGAAATTAGGCGCCATGGGCTTTCTGTTAAACTACTTAATTGAGCAGGCGGCCGGGCAGGATATGATTTTTGATTTTGAGGGCAGCGAAGTGCCTGGAGTGGCTAATTTCTACGCGGGTTTTGGTGCAGAGCCGGTCTCTTACCTATCTTTAAGCTTCCAACGTTCAAACACAAGCCCGTCATGGACCAGAACCGTCTTCACATCCTTAGCCAAACGCCTTCCATAG
- a CDS encoding DEAD/DEAH box helicase, producing MIEEENKNSAPEQDENIDAQQENAPSEGLSLEGEETEETSEQEVEEEVPSFEDFKLNKQLLNAVAEQGFNKPTPVQVQTIPLALAGHDVMGIAQTGTGKTAAYTLPLLMKVKYAQGKHPRALILAPTRELVIQIEEHIKNLSVYTDIRTVGIYGGVGPKQQIERIQAGVDLLVATPGRLMDIYRKGELVLKELKTLVLDEADKMMDMGFMPQIRQILEIIPRKRQNLLFSATMHERVHILSEEFLEFPMIVAVTPQATPVETVTQVLYQVPNLRTKIALLEHLFQDRETFNRVMIFTRSKANADNITSFLDRKGDGGVRVVHGNKGQNTRINAVETFRAGEVRYLVATDVAARGIDINDVSHVINFDVPIIYEDYVHRIGRTGRAEQKGASITFANEAEMHHIQRIEKLIKMQIPMEPMPEEVHIYETPFEEKQEIDRELDHHKRQADPEFKGAFHEKKAFTHGENIGKGAKVRDLKKAGWKKTKSGGASKRKSSKRR from the coding sequence ATGATAGAAGAAGAGAACAAGAATTCTGCCCCTGAGCAGGACGAGAATATAGACGCCCAGCAGGAGAATGCGCCGTCAGAAGGACTTTCCTTGGAGGGAGAAGAAACAGAAGAAACCTCAGAGCAAGAGGTAGAAGAGGAAGTACCCAGCTTCGAGGATTTCAAGCTGAACAAGCAGTTGCTAAACGCCGTGGCCGAGCAGGGCTTCAACAAGCCTACCCCCGTGCAGGTACAGACCATTCCATTGGCCTTGGCTGGTCATGATGTGATGGGCATCGCGCAGACGGGTACCGGTAAAACGGCCGCCTACACGTTGCCTTTGCTCATGAAAGTGAAATATGCGCAAGGCAAACACCCACGCGCGTTGATTCTAGCGCCTACCCGCGAGCTGGTCATACAGATAGAGGAGCACATCAAAAACCTGAGCGTGTACACAGACATCAGGACGGTGGGCATTTACGGCGGCGTAGGTCCTAAGCAACAGATTGAGCGCATTCAGGCCGGCGTAGATTTACTGGTTGCCACCCCAGGCCGCCTTATGGACATTTACCGCAAAGGCGAATTGGTGCTCAAAGAACTCAAGACGCTGGTACTGGACGAAGCCGACAAGATGATGGACATGGGCTTTATGCCCCAGATTCGTCAGATTCTGGAGATTATTCCACGCAAGCGCCAGAACTTGCTGTTCTCGGCTACCATGCATGAGCGCGTGCACATTCTGTCTGAGGAGTTCCTGGAATTCCCGATGATAGTAGCTGTAACGCCGCAGGCCACGCCGGTAGAGACCGTGACGCAGGTCTTGTACCAAGTGCCTAACCTGCGCACCAAGATTGCTTTGCTGGAGCATCTGTTCCAGGACCGCGAGACATTCAACCGTGTCATGATTTTCACGCGCAGTAAAGCTAATGCAGACAACATTACCTCGTTCCTGGACCGCAAAGGCGATGGCGGCGTACGCGTGGTGCACGGCAACAAAGGCCAGAACACCCGCATCAATGCCGTAGAAACCTTCAGGGCCGGCGAAGTTCGTTACCTGGTAGCCACAGACGTAGCCGCCCGCGGTATTGACATCAATGACGTGAGCCACGTGATTAATTTTGACGTGCCCATTATCTATGAAGACTACGTGCACCGCATTGGCCGCACCGGTAGAGCAGAACAGAAAGGCGCGTCTATCACCTTCGCGAATGAGGCCGAGATGCACCACATCCAGCGCATTGAGAAGCTGATTAAGATGCAGATTCCTATGGAGCCCATGCCCGAGGAAGTGCACATATATGAAACGCCGTTTGAGGAGAAACAGGAAATTGACCGCGAGCTAGATCACCATAAACGTCAAGCCGACCCAGAATTCAAAGGCGCGTTCCATGAGAAGAAAGCCTTTACCCACGGTGAGAACATAGGCAAAGGCGCCAAAGTGAGAGACCTCAAGAAAGCCGGCTGGAAGAAAACCAAGTCAGGCGGAGCCAGCAAGCGCAAAAGCAGTAAGAGACGGTAA
- the lpcA gene encoding D-sedoheptulose 7-phosphate isomerase, which yields MNTHASTIIAELQEAQQVLANFLAQPETITSIEAAAQVMAQSLKSGGKILSCGNGGSMCDAMHFAEELTGRYRENRPPMAAISISDPSHLSCVSNDYGYEHVFSRYVEALAQSNDVVLAISTSGNSGNALKAAQAAKQKGAKVVSLTGKDGGQLAAVSDVEIRVPHFGYADRIQEIHIKVIHILILLLEKEMA from the coding sequence ATGAATACACACGCATCCACCATCATAGCTGAACTTCAGGAAGCCCAACAGGTCTTAGCCAACTTCTTGGCCCAGCCAGAAACCATCACGTCTATTGAAGCAGCAGCGCAAGTCATGGCTCAAAGCCTGAAAAGCGGCGGCAAAATCCTGTCCTGCGGCAACGGTGGTTCCATGTGTGATGCCATGCATTTTGCAGAAGAGCTGACCGGACGCTACCGCGAGAACCGTCCACCCATGGCCGCCATTTCCATCTCAGACCCTAGTCACTTAAGCTGCGTGTCCAATGACTACGGTTATGAACATGTCTTCTCAAGGTATGTAGAAGCACTGGCCCAATCCAATGACGTGGTCTTGGCCATCAGCACCAGCGGCAATTCTGGCAATGCGCTTAAAGCCGCTCAGGCCGCTAAACAAAAAGGCGCCAAAGTGGTGAGTCTTACCGGCAAAGACGGCGGTCAGCTGGCGGCGGTTAGCGATGTAGAGATTAGAGTGCCCCACTTCGGCTACGCCGATAGAATCCAGGAAATCCATATCAAGGTGATTCATATCTTGATTTTGCTACTGGAAAAGGAGATGGCTTAA
- a CDS encoding ABC transporter ATP-binding protein translates to MKTYFRILNFARPFNQYVPWYALATLLATVFGIMNFSLLMPLLSVLFDQVTPAEAAQMTRKPEFSFTLGFIKQFFYYNFGSIIQEQGKLGALKFICLILIGSVFLANVFRYLGLRIEGVVRAKVIKRLRMAVYERLTQLQLGFFSNQRKGHVMSILTNDVQEVENSVVSTLNVLFREPFLLIGYFVVLFYLSPSMTFFSLLVLPISGGIIALISKKLRKQSSSGQDALGSILSIIDETLGGMRVIKGFNAQPYVIQKFEQSNNWYARVATAIFNRRGMASPVSEFLGVTVVAGILYYGGSLVLGGNSDLEASELIGYLIIFSQVLSPVKAMSNAFSNIQRGLVAGERVLELIDTEPLIRDKSDSKTLPAFTQSIEFKNVGFKYGAEPILQDINLTIEKGKTIALVGPSGGGKSTLADLLPRFYDPTEGTISIDGVDLRDCSLHSIREQMGIVTQESILFNDTIFNNIAFNKTDATEAEVIAAAKIANAHEFIMQSPDGYQTIIGDRGGKLSGGQRQRLSIARAILKNPPILIMDEATSALDTESEKLVQEALTNLMKNRTSLVIAHRLSTIQHADEIIVLQAGRIVERGNHATLVQQGGLYFKLTQMQHN, encoded by the coding sequence ATGAAAACGTATTTCCGCATCCTCAATTTTGCGAGGCCCTTTAATCAATATGTTCCCTGGTACGCACTTGCCACTTTGCTGGCCACGGTGTTCGGGATTATGAACTTCAGCTTGTTGATGCCGCTTTTGTCGGTGCTGTTTGACCAGGTGACGCCCGCTGAGGCCGCGCAAATGACCCGCAAGCCTGAGTTTTCCTTCACACTGGGGTTCATCAAACAATTCTTCTACTACAACTTCGGGAGTATCATTCAGGAGCAGGGCAAATTAGGAGCCTTGAAGTTCATCTGCTTGATTTTGATCGGGTCTGTCTTTCTGGCCAACGTGTTCAGGTATCTGGGGCTTAGGATTGAAGGCGTGGTGCGGGCCAAAGTGATTAAGCGCCTGCGCATGGCCGTATATGAGCGACTGACGCAGTTGCAACTGGGTTTCTTCTCTAACCAGCGCAAAGGCCACGTCATGTCTATTCTTACCAATGACGTGCAGGAAGTTGAGAATTCCGTGGTGAGCACTTTGAATGTGTTGTTCAGGGAGCCGTTTCTACTGATTGGTTACTTTGTGGTGCTGTTCTACCTGTCACCGAGCATGACGTTTTTCAGTTTGCTGGTCTTGCCTATCTCGGGGGGCATCATTGCCTTGATTTCTAAGAAACTACGCAAGCAGTCTAGTAGCGGCCAAGACGCCTTGGGTTCCATCTTGAGCATCATTGACGAGACCTTAGGCGGCATGCGGGTCATCAAAGGATTCAACGCCCAGCCGTACGTCATTCAGAAATTTGAGCAGAGCAATAATTGGTACGCGCGCGTAGCCACGGCCATCTTTAACAGACGCGGCATGGCCTCGCCGGTATCTGAATTTCTAGGAGTCACAGTAGTGGCAGGCATTTTATATTATGGCGGCTCTTTGGTGTTAGGCGGAAACTCAGACTTAGAGGCCTCTGAATTGATTGGCTACCTCATCATCTTCTCACAGGTATTGTCGCCGGTGAAGGCCATGTCTAATGCGTTCAGCAACATTCAGCGCGGATTGGTGGCCGGGGAGCGCGTGTTGGAATTGATAGATACTGAGCCGCTCATCAGAGACAAGTCAGATTCTAAGACATTACCGGCTTTCACGCAGTCCATAGAATTCAAAAACGTAGGCTTTAAATACGGTGCCGAGCCCATCTTGCAGGACATCAACTTGACCATTGAGAAAGGAAAGACCATCGCTTTAGTAGGTCCGTCGGGTGGTGGAAAATCTACGCTAGCTGACTTGCTACCGCGCTTTTATGACCCCACCGAAGGCACCATCTCTATTGACGGCGTAGACCTGCGCGACTGTAGTCTGCATTCTATCAGAGAGCAGATGGGTATTGTGACGCAGGAGTCCATCCTGTTCAATGACACCATCTTCAATAACATTGCTTTTAACAAGACAGACGCCACTGAGGCCGAAGTAATAGCCGCTGCCAAGATTGCCAACGCGCATGAGTTCATCATGCAGAGCCCAGACGGCTACCAGACCATTATTGGCGACCGTGGCGGAAAACTATCCGGTGGTCAGCGTCAGCGCTTGAGCATTGCCCGCGCCATTTTAAAGAACCCACCCATCTTGATTATGGATGAGGCCACCTCGGCGCTGGACACCGAATCTGAGAAACTGGTGCAGGAAGCCTTAACCAACCTCATGAAGAACCGCACTTCCCTGGTCATCGCTCACCGTCTAAGCACCATTCAGCACGCAGATGAAATCATTGTTTTACAGGCCGGCCGCATTGTAGAACGCGGCAACCATGCCACGCTGGTTCAGCAAGGCGGTCTTTACTTCAAACTCACCCAGATGCAGCATAACTAA
- the upp gene encoding uracil phosphoribosyltransferase, protein MDQNRLHILSQTPSIANHFISELRDVTIQTDTMRFRKNLERLAEVMAYRISETLAFAPQTVQTPLAQTQQTLLQEFPVLATVLRAGLPFHQGFLNYFDRSNCAFVAAYRVEGGRELTVHVDYLASPHLEDQVLVLVDPMLATGKSLVQTYNALLRFGVPKRFIIAAAIASPEGVEFLHQELPNVEIWVGALDEKLNEHSYIVPGLGDAGDLAFGAKK, encoded by the coding sequence ATGGACCAGAACCGTCTTCACATCCTTAGCCAAACGCCTTCCATAGCCAACCATTTTATCTCTGAGTTGCGTGATGTGACCATTCAGACGGACACCATGCGGTTTAGGAAAAATCTGGAGCGCCTGGCAGAGGTGATGGCCTACCGTATTTCTGAAACGTTGGCTTTTGCGCCGCAAACCGTTCAAACGCCCTTGGCTCAAACCCAACAGACGCTTTTGCAGGAGTTCCCAGTACTAGCTACGGTCTTGCGCGCGGGCTTGCCTTTCCATCAGGGCTTTTTGAACTACTTCGACCGCTCTAACTGCGCGTTTGTGGCGGCTTATAGAGTAGAAGGCGGGCGAGAGTTGACGGTGCACGTGGACTACCTGGCCTCACCTCATTTAGAGGACCAGGTCTTGGTTTTGGTTGACCCCATGCTGGCCACTGGCAAGTCTCTGGTGCAAACGTATAATGCGTTGCTGCGCTTTGGCGTGCCCAAACGCTTTATCATTGCCGCGGCCATAGCCAGTCCAGAAGGCGTAGAATTCCTCCATCAAGAACTGCCCAACGTAGAAATCTGGGTAGGTGCCTTGGACGAAAAGCTAAACGAGCATTCTTACATTGTGCCGGGCCTAGGCGATGCCGGTGATTTGGCTTTTGGCGCTAAAAAGTAG